The following are from one region of the Amylibacter sp. IMCC11727 genome:
- a CDS encoding aldehyde dehydrogenase, whose translation MTLLTTEEYTALAAGLDLSTNAYIDGGYRPAISGKTFETVNPATGEKLADIAACGVEDVDFAVAKAREAFDDGRWSRMHPSARKDILIRFCKLLTRNARELAVMESIDSGKTILDCETVDIPETIHCIKWHAEAIDKIYDQVAPASDDHIAMIVREPIGVVGLVLPWNFPLLMLAWKIGPALAAGCSVVVKPAMETSLTALRVAELATEAGLPRGVLNVVPGGGADVGEPIGRHMDIDMVSFTGSTATGKRFLTYAAESNAKEVVLEMGGKNPCVVLDDAENLDLVAQHVVNGAFWNMGENCSAVSRLIVHKDIKDALLDRIKDHAKHWNIGNPLDPEIRVGALVSAAHFNKVCGYLDGAPTPVIGGKSHDSAFVEPTIFEVDATDKRATDEIFGPVLSVITVDSFDQAISIANDTDYGLCASIFTANTKRAIRGARMLRAGTVTINSFGEGDIATPFGGYKQSGFGGRDNSIHAHDQYTQLKTIWIDLADDMDEAVD comes from the coding sequence CTCACCACCGAAGAATACACCGCCCTTGCCGCAGGCCTTGATCTGTCCACCAATGCCTATATCGACGGGGGATATCGTCCCGCAATTTCTGGTAAAACGTTTGAAACGGTAAACCCTGCCACGGGTGAAAAACTTGCGGATATTGCGGCTTGCGGGGTCGAAGACGTGGATTTCGCCGTGGCAAAGGCCCGCGAAGCATTTGATGATGGACGTTGGTCGCGGATGCACCCATCAGCACGCAAAGACATCTTGATCCGGTTTTGCAAATTGCTGACCCGCAATGCCCGTGAGCTTGCGGTAATGGAAAGCATCGACAGTGGCAAAACCATTCTGGATTGCGAAACCGTGGACATCCCTGAAACCATCCACTGTATCAAATGGCACGCAGAGGCGATTGACAAAATCTATGACCAAGTGGCCCCTGCGAGCGACGATCACATTGCGATGATTGTGCGCGAACCGATTGGGGTTGTGGGCCTTGTTCTGCCGTGGAATTTCCCGCTGTTGATGCTGGCGTGGAAGATTGGCCCTGCCTTGGCGGCGGGCTGTTCTGTGGTAGTGAAACCTGCGATGGAAACGTCGTTAACCGCCTTGCGCGTTGCTGAATTGGCGACGGAGGCTGGCCTCCCGCGCGGCGTTTTAAACGTGGTCCCAGGGGGCGGCGCAGACGTGGGCGAACCCATCGGGCGGCACATGGACATCGACATGGTGTCGTTCACGGGATCAACGGCAACGGGCAAGCGGTTCCTGACCTATGCCGCAGAAAGCAACGCCAAAGAAGTGGTGTTGGAAATGGGGGGCAAAAACCCTTGCGTCGTGTTGGATGATGCTGAAAACCTCGATCTGGTGGCGCAACATGTGGTGAATGGCGCGTTTTGGAATATGGGGGAAAATTGTTCCGCCGTGTCGCGATTGATTGTTCATAAAGATATCAAAGACGCGCTGTTGGATCGGATCAAAGATCACGCGAAACATTGGAATATTGGCAATCCGCTTGATCCTGAAATTCGTGTTGGCGCGTTGGTTTCGGCGGCACATTTTAACAAAGTTTGCGGATATTTAGACGGCGCGCCGACTCCCGTAATCGGCGGCAAATCCCATGACAGTGCGTTTGTGGAACCGACGATTTTTGAAGTGGACGCAACGGACAAACGCGCCACAGACGAAATCTTTGGTCCCGTGTTGTCTGTTATCACTGTGGACAGTTTTGATCAGGCCATCAGCATCGCCAATGACACGGATTATGGTCTGTGCGCGTCGATTTTCACCGCCAACACGAAACGCGCCATTCGTGGGGCGCGGATGTTGCGCGCGGGTACGGTAACAATCAACAGTTTTGGTGAAGGGGATATCGCCACGCCCTTTGGCGGGTACAAGCAATCGGGCTTTGGGGGGCGGGACAATTCCATCCACGCCCACGATCAATATACGCAGTTGAAAACCATCTGGATTGATCTGGCCGACGATATGGACGAGGCGGTGGATTGA
- a CDS encoding FAD-binding oxidoreductase, which yields MSAYQAKRTPRFNSPAAWRDILNPPAPSEPLAGDHTADFVVIGGGFAGLSAARRLRQLQPSSTIVVLDALAIAEGSAGRNSGFMIDLPHDLASEDYAGQGAAADQVLTGLNRHAIRFAQDAVAEFDINRAFADPVGKVNGAASEAGHAHNESYAAHLASLGEVFEKLDAKDMQAMTGSDYYTSGLYTPGTLMLQPAGYVLGVAAGLRAQGVQIWENSAVVGFQKQGQSWCVQTAHGRVSTPQIILANNGHLESFGVARGHLMQLFLYASMTPELSADDLKSLGGQPRWGITPSDPMGTTMRRIDTAQGGNRIVTRTCATVRQTMEVSASDVRRAARVQRRKFDARFPKLAGVQMQYEWAGHLCLSLNGVSVTGVIEDGVISACVQNGLGTARGTLTGIAAAELACGQNSDSTRYFTEEDKPKKLPPQPFAQFGANAYLRWKEHQARAE from the coding sequence TTGAGCGCGTATCAGGCCAAACGCACCCCACGTTTTAACAGCCCTGCCGCGTGGCGTGACATTCTGAACCCACCTGCGCCAAGCGAACCGTTGGCGGGTGATCATACCGCCGATTTTGTTGTTATCGGGGGCGGTTTTGCAGGATTGTCTGCAGCACGGCGGCTGCGCCAATTACAGCCGAGCAGCACGATTGTTGTGTTAGATGCGCTGGCGATTGCTGAAGGTAGCGCTGGGCGAAACTCTGGCTTTATGATTGATCTGCCCCATGATTTGGCGTCCGAAGATTACGCAGGGCAGGGCGCGGCGGCGGATCAGGTCTTAACTGGACTGAACCGCCACGCGATCCGTTTTGCACAGGATGCAGTTGCTGAGTTTGATATCAACCGTGCCTTTGCGGATCCCGTAGGCAAAGTGAATGGCGCAGCCAGCGAGGCAGGACATGCCCATAACGAAAGTTATGCCGCGCATCTGGCCAGTTTGGGCGAGGTGTTTGAAAAACTTGATGCCAAAGACATGCAGGCCATGACGGGCAGCGATTATTACACCTCTGGCCTCTACACCCCTGGCACACTGATGCTGCAACCTGCAGGTTATGTGCTTGGTGTGGCGGCTGGGTTGCGTGCGCAAGGGGTGCAGATTTGGGAAAACAGCGCCGTTGTGGGATTTCAAAAGCAAGGGCAGTCGTGGTGTGTTCAAACTGCGCACGGGCGTGTTTCAACACCGCAGATCATCCTTGCCAACAACGGGCATTTAGAAAGCTTCGGGGTGGCACGGGGCCATTTGATGCAGTTGTTTTTATACGCGTCCATGACGCCAGAATTATCTGCCGATGATCTGAAATCACTTGGCGGGCAGCCCCGTTGGGGGATCACGCCGTCTGATCCAATGGGCACTACGATGCGGCGCATTGATACCGCGCAAGGGGGCAATCGGATTGTCACCCGTACCTGCGCGACGGTACGTCAAACGATGGAGGTTTCGGCGAGCGATGTGCGCCGTGCGGCGCGCGTGCAACGCCGTAAATTTGATGCGCGATTCCCAAAACTGGCGGGCGTGCAAATGCAATACGAATGGGCGGGGCATTTATGTCTGTCTCTGAACGGCGTGTCTGTGACAGGTGTTATCGAAGACGGGGTGATTTCTGCTTGCGTCCAAAACGGCCTTGGCACTGCACGGGGCACATTAACAGGGATCGCAGCGGCAGAACTGGCCTGTGGGCAAAACAGCGACAGTACACGGTATTTCACTGAGGAAGATAAGCCAAAGAAACTGCCACCCCAACCCTTTGCGCAATTCGGCGCGAACGCCTATCTGCGCTGGAAAGAGCATCAGGCGCGCGCTGAATAG
- a CDS encoding trimethylamine methyltransferase family protein: MSDASPRTRSGGRSARRALRTAPDFEMLKGLRNALPLCEVMDGAQVEQIDAASMDILENVGVVFRDDIALEDWRKAGAKVVEDTVYLDRALVRDLISTIPETFTYHARDPKKNVALGGRNAIFVPMTGAPYLRDLDDVRRNPLMEDLSMFHKLSHMMPSLHSSAHHIVEPYDHPISQRHLRITYSSMKHSDKTFMGMTTSPKNAEDVMDMCGILFGDDFIDTHPVVTGNCNGNSPLVWDETMLGAMRAFCKRNQPVLCSPFVLGGANTPASVPATVAQLNAEALSALAYTQVIRRGAPAIYGHYLSTVSMKSGAPMAGTPEISLMNFMIGQMARFYGVPWRTSNTLGGAKTFDAQAGYESATTLSAVMHAGANYIWHSAGWNEAGMHCSVAKFIVDAEQCAMAYRMAEGPKWDDFDTALSAVSDIGPGGHYLGHQHTQDNFRDAFFMPDMFDNNSIEQWAAEGSVEITERALNHAKKLLKEYEEPTLDPAKNEELLDYIARREREIPAADALNQGY; the protein is encoded by the coding sequence ATGTCCGACGCCTCGCCAAGAACCCGTTCAGGTGGCCGCAGTGCGCGGCGTGCCCTGCGCACGGCACCTGATTTCGAAATGCTCAAGGGTCTTCGAAACGCCTTACCCTTGTGCGAAGTGATGGACGGCGCACAGGTAGAACAGATCGACGCGGCGTCGATGGATATCCTTGAAAACGTGGGTGTGGTGTTTCGCGATGATATCGCGCTTGAGGATTGGCGCAAAGCGGGGGCCAAAGTCGTTGAGGACACCGTGTACCTTGATCGCGCCTTGGTCCGCGATCTGATTTCAACAATTCCCGAAACCTTCACCTATCATGCAAGGGACCCCAAAAAGAATGTGGCCCTTGGCGGTCGTAATGCAATTTTTGTGCCTATGACAGGCGCCCCTTACCTGCGCGATTTGGATGACGTGCGGCGCAATCCATTGATGGAAGATCTGTCGATGTTCCACAAACTTAGCCACATGATGCCATCCCTGCATTCTTCGGCCCATCACATCGTTGAACCTTACGATCACCCGATCAGTCAACGGCATTTGCGCATCACGTATTCGTCGATGAAACATTCCGACAAAACATTCATGGGTATGACCACCAGCCCAAAAAACGCCGAAGACGTGATGGACATGTGCGGTATCCTATTTGGGGATGATTTCATCGATACGCACCCCGTTGTAACGGGCAATTGCAACGGAAATTCACCGCTGGTCTGGGATGAAACCATGCTGGGGGCCATGCGGGCGTTTTGCAAACGCAATCAACCCGTTTTGTGTTCGCCGTTCGTTTTGGGCGGGGCCAATACCCCTGCTTCTGTCCCCGCGACAGTGGCACAATTAAACGCCGAAGCCCTGTCCGCGCTGGCCTATACCCAAGTGATCCGCCGTGGCGCACCCGCGATTTATGGGCATTACCTGTCTACCGTTTCAATGAAATCAGGGGCCCCTATGGCGGGCACACCCGAAATTTCGCTGATGAACTTTATGATTGGCCAAATGGCGCGGTTTTATGGCGTGCCGTGGCGCACCTCAAACACGCTTGGCGGGGCAAAAACCTTTGACGCGCAGGCGGGATATGAAAGCGCGACAACCCTATCTGCGGTCATGCACGCGGGCGCAAATTACATTTGGCATTCGGCGGGCTGGAACGAAGCAGGAATGCACTGTTCTGTTGCAAAATTTATTGTCGATGCGGAACAATGCGCCATGGCCTATCGCATGGCCGAAGGGCCGAAATGGGATGACTTTGACACGGCGCTGTCCGCCGTTTCTGACATCGGACCGGGCGGGCATTATCTGGGACACCAGCACACGCAAGACAATTTCCGAGACGCGTTTTTCATGCCTGACATGTTTGACAACAATTCAATCGAACAATGGGCCGCCGAGGGCAGCGTTGAAATCACTGAACGCGCCTTGAACCACGCCAAAAAGCTGTTGAAAGAGTATGAAGAACCAACGCTTGACCCTGCCAAAAACGAAGAACTGCTAGACTATATCGCGCGGCGTGAGCGGGAAATTCCTGCAGCGGATGCGTTAAATCAGGGTTACTAA
- a CDS encoding FAD-dependent monooxygenase → MSFTGKGWLLGAVLLPNCMIKTANIAGAGLGGLTAAIALARRGVRVQIYEQSPVLDAVGAGIQLSPNAVKVLRALEIEPSLRPFAFEPENAVIRNGGTGAKYVSLPLKGAAEQKYGAPYLHIHRADLHRVLVEHAEDLGVSIALNQRMTGYNEAGFHGVATADISIAADGVKSPHATQMNENQPARFTGQVAWRGVIDAAQLPPNTIPPDATVWTGSGQHIVTYYLRAGSLVNFVAVEERTDWQDASWTTAGDVTELRRVFSGWHPRIETLLRAVSDVNIWALYDKPELTRWSDGPVVLLGDSCHPTLPFLAQGAAMAMEDAFVLSDCLAQASDPQAAFRSYEAARKPRTTLLQQKARANADLFHRGGPFGGQLSLAKLNVARMLPAGLAARPFDGIYAYDVTQIKT, encoded by the coding sequence TTGTCGTTTACAGGCAAAGGTTGGCTTTTGGGCGCGGTGTTGTTACCAAACTGCATGATAAAAACCGCAAATATCGCTGGCGCTGGGCTTGGAGGATTAACCGCTGCCATTGCATTGGCACGGCGCGGTGTTCGCGTGCAAATCTATGAACAAAGCCCTGTTTTGGACGCGGTGGGTGCGGGCATTCAACTGAGCCCCAATGCAGTGAAAGTGTTGCGCGCGCTTGAGATCGAGCCATCTCTGCGCCCTTTCGCGTTCGAGCCTGAAAACGCGGTTATTCGCAACGGGGGCACAGGGGCGAAATATGTTTCACTCCCCTTAAAGGGCGCGGCAGAGCAAAAGTATGGTGCGCCCTATTTGCATATTCATCGCGCAGATTTGCATCGTGTTTTGGTGGAACATGCTGAAGATCTGGGTGTGAGTATCGCATTGAACCAGCGTATGACGGGATACAATGAAGCAGGTTTTCACGGTGTAGCAACGGCGGATATTTCCATTGCGGCGGATGGGGTGAAATCCCCACATGCAACGCAAATGAACGAGAACCAACCTGCCAGATTTACGGGCCAAGTGGCGTGGCGTGGTGTGATTGATGCCGCACAACTGCCCCCAAATACCATTCCACCAGACGCGACAGTTTGGACGGGATCGGGCCAGCATATTGTCACCTATTACCTGCGCGCTGGGTCTTTGGTGAATTTTGTCGCCGTTGAAGAACGCACGGACTGGCAAGACGCCAGTTGGACCACAGCGGGCGATGTCACCGAACTGCGCCGTGTGTTTTCAGGGTGGCATCCGCGTATTGAAACGCTGTTGAGGGCGGTGTCGGACGTGAATATTTGGGCGCTTTATGACAAACCCGAATTAACGCGTTGGTCCGATGGTCCCGTTGTTTTGCTGGGGGATTCCTGCCACCCAACACTGCCGTTTTTGGCACAAGGGGCCGCAATGGCGATGGAGGATGCGTTTGTTTTGTCAGACTGCCTTGCGCAGGCTTCTGATCCCCAAGCGGCCTTTCGAAGCTATGAAGCAGCACGCAAACCCCGCACAACGCTGTTGCAGCAAAAGGCGCGGGCCAATGCGGATTTGTTTCACAGAGGAGGGCCGTTTGGGGGGCAGTTGTCGCTGGCAAAACTGAACGTGGCTCGAATGTTGCCTGCGGGTTTGGCAGCACGGCCATTTGATGGGATTTACGCCTACGACGTGACGCAGATCAAAACCTAG
- a CDS encoding NAD-dependent epimerase/dehydratase family protein, producing the protein MTFNTALITGGNGNLGQLVAARLESQGVKVISFDLPHTQSEATAKRHAEILGDMRDHDLLRRIFEEHKPQAVFHLASMLSGSSEADPIAAWDVNATGSVTLMRLALEFGVGPFFFASTVATYGPNLPDPLPEAAEQWPENIYGATKVAVERMGVYLKQKQGLDFRCLRFPFVLSPFAPDAALTAFASNAFKAAATGAPFTFPIEPDTAMSALFLDDVTRSIVEIAQADAERLAQPVYNLHGYTVRATDIVEKLRQRYQTFDCSFAPDEKMVALIGSWPSALVSDGAARDWDWVVEYDFDKTAEAMFQLFETP; encoded by the coding sequence ATGACGTTTAACACAGCTTTGATCACTGGCGGGAACGGAAATCTTGGCCAATTGGTTGCCGCCCGCCTAGAATCCCAAGGGGTAAAAGTGATCAGCTTTGACTTGCCTCACACCCAAAGCGAGGCCACGGCCAAACGCCATGCCGAAATACTCGGCGACATGCGGGATCACGATCTTTTGCGCCGTATTTTCGAAGAACATAAACCACAAGCAGTGTTCCACTTGGCTTCGATGCTGTCAGGCAGCAGCGAAGCGGACCCGATTGCTGCATGGGATGTGAACGCCACGGGCTCCGTCACTTTGATGCGGTTGGCGCTGGAATTTGGCGTTGGACCGTTTTTCTTTGCCTCCACCGTGGCAACCTATGGGCCGAACCTGCCCGATCCCTTGCCCGAAGCCGCCGAACAATGGCCTGAAAATATTTATGGTGCCACTAAAGTCGCCGTCGAACGTATGGGAGTGTATCTAAAACAGAAACAGGGCCTTGATTTTCGCTGTTTGCGGTTTCCTTTCGTGCTGTCACCCTTCGCCCCAGATGCCGCGCTAACCGCATTTGCATCCAACGCGTTTAAGGCTGCGGCGACTGGTGCGCCTTTTACCTTTCCCATCGAACCAGACACCGCCATGTCCGCTTTATTCCTAGACGATGTGACGCGCAGCATCGTTGAAATTGCACAGGCCGATGCTGAACGTTTGGCCCAGCCTGTTTACAATTTACATGGCTACACCGTTCGCGCGACAGATATTGTCGAAAAATTACGCCAACGTTATCAAACCTTTGATTGCAGTTTTGCCCCCGATGAAAAAATGGTCGCATTGATTGGCAGTTGGCCGTCCGCACTTGTCAGTGATGGCGCTGCGCGGGATTGGGATTGGGTGGTTGAATACGATTTTGACAAAACAGCCGAAGCAATGTTTCAGCTGTTTGAAACACCCTAG
- a CDS encoding SGNH/GDSL hydrolase family protein, which translates to MTLFPKTALTVIALFLSLSTGSAKEDKIGNSFKSPDILVLGDSQIPFGSGPSFLDFFENLSDLCGFKDKTTDKLGGQSVAIIGVRSTSLGTWTKRTRSGKRPICTVDPKWKVNAGTFGIINRSDNIYAQIGQGKNYQFCKAKQSAFETMFRPDYYDPKLLFLTFLGNSSRTWANNKEAALADVKAAIAHLPPHIPCVYMTTAPTYYKKTVKQRHKAQENLKAAFAETGNRCSFVDGFTPETIKLNQGVRQHFRRHKSGKVKDPFHPNKRSAKKFFRLQHGAICKAVAEQLK; encoded by the coding sequence GTGACCCTGTTCCCCAAAACCGCCCTAACCGTGATAGCGTTGTTCCTCAGCCTATCCACGGGGTCGGCAAAAGAAGACAAAATCGGCAACAGCTTCAAATCCCCAGATATTTTGGTGCTGGGCGATAGCCAAATTCCGTTCGGATCGGGGCCAAGCTTTCTCGACTTCTTTGAAAACCTCAGCGATCTGTGCGGGTTCAAGGATAAGACGACCGACAAATTAGGCGGGCAATCCGTTGCCATTATCGGTGTGCGCTCCACCTCGCTTGGCACATGGACCAAACGCACAAGATCAGGCAAGCGCCCAATTTGCACAGTCGACCCAAAATGGAAAGTGAACGCAGGCACCTTTGGCATCATAAATCGCAGTGATAATATTTATGCGCAAATTGGTCAGGGGAAAAACTATCAGTTTTGCAAAGCAAAACAGTCCGCGTTTGAAACCATGTTTCGCCCCGACTATTACGATCCCAAATTGCTGTTTTTAACCTTTCTTGGCAATTCATCGCGCACATGGGCCAACAACAAAGAAGCAGCCCTTGCCGATGTGAAAGCCGCAATCGCGCACTTACCGCCGCATATTCCGTGTGTGTATATGACCACTGCGCCGACCTATTACAAAAAGACAGTAAAACAACGTCACAAAGCGCAAGAAAACCTGAAAGCAGCCTTTGCAGAAACGGGCAATCGGTGCAGTTTTGTCGATGGGTTTACCCCTGAAACAATTAAACTGAACCAAGGGGTACGCCAGCATTTTCGCCGCCATAAGTCGGGCAAAGTCAAAGACCCGTTTCATCCAAACAAACGATCCGCGAAGAAATTCTTTCGCTTACAACACGGCGCAATTTGCAAAGCAGTGGCCGAACAATTGAAGTGA
- a CDS encoding YHS domain-containing (seleno)protein, translated as MKRLLPLAFAALTLPTLAFAGPQYVDETGFAVSGHDVVAYFTLEQNAVGQAQPAPVKGKSSITAEYNGATWAFSSEANRDAFVANPEAYIPQYNGHCAYGVSKGGKVPANPELWRIVDGKLYLNVTKDVVGFWEEDISGNLKISEAKWPKLEPRDASTRTIPFYSSNAPITN; from the coding sequence ATGAAACGCCTTCTTCCCCTTGCTTTTGCTGCTCTGACCCTTCCAACATTGGCTTTTGCTGGTCCGCAATACGTGGATGAAACGGGTTTCGCAGTATCTGGCCATGATGTTGTGGCGTATTTTACTTTGGAACAAAACGCAGTGGGCCAAGCTCAGCCAGCACCCGTGAAAGGAAAGTCATCTATCACGGCAGAATACAATGGTGCCACCTGGGCGTTTTCATCCGAAGCCAATCGCGATGCGTTTGTGGCCAATCCCGAAGCGTATATTCCCCAGTATAATGGCCATTGTGCGTACGGCGTATCCAAAGGGGGCAAAGTCCCTGCGAACCCCGAGTTGTGGCGTATTGTGGATGGTAAATTGTATTTGAACGTGACCAAAGATGTGGTGGGTTTCTGGGAAGAAGATATTTCAGGCAATCTGAAAATCTCTGAAGCCAAATGGCCAAAATTGGAGCCGCGCGATGCGTCCACACGGACCATTCCGTTTTATTCCTCAAATGCGCCTATCACGAACTAA
- a CDS encoding rhodanese-like domain-containing protein: MPFQKVTRRVVVLSLAGFAATPLMAETTAELIAQKKLSVEDAHDLALEGAITLVDIRRPDEWALTGVGVGAKPLDMRRKDFVAQLDGLVGGDRSQPIAVMCARGVRSKWLSRQLEIAGFTQIIDVPEGMLGSRAGPGWLRTGLPVVK; encoded by the coding sequence GTGCCTTTTCAAAAAGTAACACGCCGTGTCGTCGTTTTGTCGTTGGCGGGTTTTGCTGCGACGCCGCTTATGGCGGAAACCACAGCGGAGCTAATCGCGCAAAAGAAGTTGTCCGTAGAAGACGCCCATGACCTCGCGCTCGAAGGGGCGATCACGCTGGTAGATATCCGTCGACCAGATGAATGGGCCCTTACAGGTGTGGGGGTCGGTGCCAAGCCTCTTGATATGCGGCGCAAAGATTTTGTGGCGCAACTCGATGGTTTGGTTGGTGGTGACAGGTCGCAGCCCATTGCCGTGATGTGCGCGCGAGGTGTCCGATCGAAATGGCTATCTCGGCAATTGGAAATCGCAGGTTTTACCCAAATCATTGACGTGCCCGAAGGTATGCTTGGCTCACGTGCGGGGCCTGGTTGGCTGCGCACTGGTCTGCCCGTAGTGAAATAA
- a CDS encoding alpha/beta fold hydrolase: MSVRGIFAAMVGCLASVVPHIAVADCAGQAGSCTVAMGSYEIALPETPENAPVFVYLHGYGGTGMGALRQSHITRVLVDRGYAVLAPNALKRGGTGPTSWSFHPERPKARDEGAFFAQAIDDAVARFGLDRDRAVLAGFSIGGSMTHYVACETPDLFAAYAPVAGSFWRPHPIECAGSVRLLHTHGWRDGTFPLEGRIVGSGFTQGDAFVTNSIWRAANDCPQPRARKFENTGPFMRRSWTECAAGTALEFALFDGGHVVPNGWADLAADWFEALPRR; the protein is encoded by the coding sequence ATGAGCGTGCGCGGTATTTTTGCAGCCATGGTGGGCTGTCTTGCGTCGGTTGTTCCACACATTGCCGTGGCCGATTGCGCAGGGCAGGCGGGGTCTTGCACCGTTGCGATGGGCAGTTACGAAATCGCGTTGCCTGAAACCCCTGAAAACGCGCCCGTTTTTGTGTATTTGCATGGCTATGGCGGCACCGGTATGGGGGCGTTGCGCCAATCTCATATCACGCGCGTTCTTGTAGATCGTGGCTATGCGGTTTTGGCCCCGAACGCTCTGAAACGCGGTGGCACGGGTCCCACAAGCTGGAGCTTTCATCCCGAACGGCCCAAGGCACGGGATGAAGGCGCTTTTTTCGCCCAAGCCATTGATGATGCGGTTGCACGGTTCGGTTTGGATCGGGATCGCGCAGTTTTGGCAGGCTTTTCCATCGGCGGTTCGATGACCCACTATGTGGCCTGCGAAACCCCTGATTTATTTGCCGCCTACGCCCCTGTTGCTGGCAGCTTTTGGCGACCTCACCCGATTGAATGCGCGGGGTCTGTGCGTCTGTTGCACACCCATGGGTGGCGCGATGGCACGTTTCCTCTTGAGGGGCGGATCGTGGGCAGCGGTTTCACGCAAGGGGACGCATTCGTCACCAACAGCATTTGGCGCGCGGCGAATGACTGCCCTCAGCCCCGTGCGCGTAAATTTGAAAATACTGGGCCATTCATGCGCCGCAGTTGGACAGAATGTGCCGCTGGAACGGCGCTCGAATTCGCGTTGTTTGATGGGGGGCATGTTGTCCCAAACGGTTGGGCTGATTTGGCGGCTGATTGGTTCGAAGCCTTGCCACGGCGCTGA